A genomic stretch from Helianthus annuus cultivar XRQ/B chromosome 1, HanXRQr2.0-SUNRISE, whole genome shotgun sequence includes:
- the LOC110936780 gene encoding putative disease resistance protein At5g47280, whose protein sequence is MWAHLYKHDNDGLATMDILDKLSSRNLATLSPKRKHLNAIANHCVEESVMQHDVMRDLAIHLNSQKSIEHRETLIINAYGQDLPQFYNKL, encoded by the exons ATGTGGGCCCATTTGTATAAGCATGATAACGATGGATTAGCTACCATGGATATCCTCGATAAGCTTTCTTCTAGAAACCTTGCAACTTTGTCGCCGAAAAG GAAACATCTGAATGCTATTGCCAACCATTGTGTGGAAGAATCTGTTATGCAACATGATGTGATGAGGGACTTAGCTATTCATTTGAACAGCCAAAAGTCAATAGAACACAGAGAGACGTTGATTATAAACGCATATGGGCAAGATCTTCCCCAATTTTACAACAAACTGTGA
- the LOC110901883 gene encoding uncharacterized protein LOC110901883 — protein sequence MYVKTNTSVRAPVGDTDFFPVEVGLHQGSALSPFLFAIVLDELSKSIQESVPWCLLFADDIVLIEESKQSLNVRLEDWRVALECKGLRISRSKTEYLYCDFSGAGDEHDTQITIEGQVVPQATKFKYLGSFVQSNGEIDSDVAHRIQAGWCRWRAATGVLCDKRFPVKLKGKFYRAAIRPSMLYGTDCWAIKKIHARKLEVAEMRMLRWMCGHTRLDKIRNKVFRERLGVASISDKIRRGD from the coding sequence ATGTATGTTAAGACTAACACTAGTGTTCGTGCACCGGTAGGGGATACTGATTTCTTTCCTGTGGAAGTAGGACTCCACCAAGGGTCAGCGTTGAGTCCTTTTCTATTTGCGATTGTCCTAGATGAGTTGTCAAAGTCGATTCAGGAGTCAGTTCCGTGGTGCTTGCTTTTTGCAGACGATATTGTGTTGATTGAAGAAAGTAAACAGAGCTTGAATGTGAGGTTAGAAGATTGGCGGGTAGCCTTAGAATGCAAAGGTTTGAGGATAAGTCGCTCTAAGACTGAATACCTTTACTGTGATTTTAGTGGAGCAGGCGATGAGCACGACACCCAGATCACCATTGAGGGCCAGGTGGTTCCACAGGCAACTAAGTTCAAGTATCTAGGATCGTTTGTTCAGAGCAATGGAGAGATAGACAGTGACGTAGCTCACCGTATCCAGGCTGGATGGTGTAGGTGGAGAGCAGCCACAGGGGTGTTGTGCGACAAGAGGTTCCCTGTTAAATTAAAAGGGAAATTTTATAGGGCTGCAATTAGACCCTCTATGTTATACGGAACAGATTGTTGGGCCATCAAGAAAATTCATGCTCGAAAGCTAgaggtagcagagatgaggatgctAAGATGGATGTGTGGGCACACTAGGTTGGACAAGATAAGAAAtaaggtttttagagagagatTAGGAGTTGCTAGTATTTCAGACAAGATAAGGAGGGGAGactga
- the LOC110868151 gene encoding 17.5 kDa class I heat shock protein, translating into MSIVPSLFGGRRSNIFDPFSLDIWDPFKDFPISSSSGVSRETSALVNARVDWKETPEAHVFKADLPGIKKEEVKVEVEDGNILQIIGERNVEKEDKNDKWHRVERSSGKFTRRFRLPENAKMDEVKAAMENGVLTITVPKEEVKKPDVKSIEISG; encoded by the coding sequence ATGTCGATCGTCCCTAGCTTGTTCGGTGGCCGAAGAAGCAACATCTTCGACCCATTTTCCCTAGACATTTGGGACCCTTTCAAAGACTTCCCTATTTCATCTTCTTCTGGCGTTTCAAGGGAAACTTCTGCGTTGGTAAACGCCCGTGTGGATTGGAAGGAAACGCCAGAAGCTCATGTGTTCAAGGCGGATCTTCCTGGGATCAAGAAAGAAGAAGTGAAGGTGGAGGTAGAAGACGGAAATATCTTACAGATCATCGGTGAGAGGAACGTGGAGAAAGAAGATAAGAATGATAAATGGCATCGGGTAGAACGAAGCAGCGGGAAGTTCACGAGGAGGTTCAGGTTGCCGGAGAATGCCAAAATGGATGAGGTGAAGGCGGCCATGGAAAACGGGGTGCTTACAATTACAGTGCCCAAAGAAGAAGTGAAGAAGCCTGATGTCAAGTCTATTGAAATTTCTGGTTAG